One Carassius auratus strain Wakin chromosome 16, ASM336829v1, whole genome shotgun sequence genomic window carries:
- the pou3f2b gene encoding POU domain, class 3, transcription factor 2 — protein MATTASSHYNILTSSPSIVHSEPGSMQQATAYRDAQTLLQSDYSLQSNSHPLSHAHQWITALSHGEGGPWSSSPLGEQDIKPAVQSPRDEMHNSSNLQHQTRPPHLVHQTHGNHHDSRAWRTTTAAHIPSMATSNGQSLIYSQPGFGVNGLIPGSGQGIHHHSMRDAHEDHHSPHLSDHGHPPSQHQHQPHQSHHDHSDEDTPTSDDLEQFAKQFKQRRIKLGFTQADVGLALGTLYGNVFSQTTICRFEALQLSFKNMCKLKPLLNKWLEEADSTSGSPTSLDKIAAQGRKRKKRTSIEVSVKGALESHFLKCPKPAASEITSLADSLQLEKEVVRVWFCNRRQKEKRMTPPGGPLPGTEDVYGDTPPHHGVQTPVQ, from the coding sequence ATGGCGACTACAGCATCCAGTCATTACAATATCCTCACCTCCAGCCCATCTATTGTACACTCGGAGCCTGGAAGCATGCAGCAAGCCACGGCTTACAGGGACGCGCAAACCCTGTTGCAGAGTGACTACTCGCTGCAGAGCAACAGTCACCCGCTCAGCCACGCGCACCAGTGGATAACAGCCTTGTCACACGGAGAAGGAGGTCCGTGGTCGTCCAGTCCCCTCGGCGAGCAGGACATCAAGCCAGCGGTGCAGAGCCCCCGGGACGAGATGCACAATTCCAGCAATCTACAGCATCAGACGCGGCCACCCCATCTGGTACATCAGACGCACGGGAACCATCACGATTCAAGGGCATGGAGAACGACGACGGCGGCTCACATACCCAGCATGGCCACGTCGAACGGACAGAGCCTTATTTACTCGCAGCCCGGCTTCGGCGTGAACGGTCTCATCCCGGGCAGCGGCCAGGGCATCCACCACCACAGCATGCGCGACGCGCACGAGGACCACCACAGCCCACACCTCAGCGACCACGGCCATCCACCGTCCCAGCACCAGCACCAGCCGCACCAGAGCCACCACGACCACTCGGACGAGGACACGCCGACCTCGGACGACTTGGAGCAGTTCGCCAAACAGTTCAAGCAGCGGAGGATCAAGCTGGGCTTCACGCAGGCGGACGTCGGACTAGCTTTGGGAACGCTCTATGGAAATGTGTTTTCGCAGACCACAATTTGCAGGTTTGAGGCCCTGCAGCTCAGCTTCAAAAACATGTGCAAGCTCAAGCCTTTGTTGAACAAGTGGTTGGAGGAGGCAGACTCCACATCTGGCAGCCCCACGAGCTTGGACAAGATAGCTGCGCAGGGGAGGAAACGGAAAAAGAGGACTTCCATCGAGGTAAGCGTAAAAGGGGCTTTGGAGAGCCATTTCCTTAAGTGCCCAAAGCCCGCCGCGTCGGAAATTACTTCGCTGGCGGACAGTCTGCAGTTGGAAAAAGAGGTAGTGAGGGTTTGGTTTTGTaacagaagacagaaagagaaacggATGACTCCTCCCGGCGGACCTCTGCCGGGTACCGAGGACGTATACGGAGACACGCCGCCGCATCACGGCGTTCAGACGCCAGTTCAGtga